The genome window TCAAAATCTCGGTGGCACGGGGATGAGTGTGGGGAGGGATAACGCCCCAGGGTGCATAGTCGATGCGAGCCAGAGAGATGCCGAGTGTGTTGAGTCCTGGAATTTGAACCACATTGACAGGGGTGACTTTCCCACCAACAGGGTTTGAGGTGTTGCCTGGGATGTGAAGTCCACTGAAGAAGAAATGCTCAGCCTGTGCTAGCTTGGAGTCCAAGCAAGGTAGCCCATTCACTCTTGTTGCTGCGATGCACAAGTTCAATTGACAACACAAACACATAAAATTAAAGTCATTGTAAAATAAagtaggaagaagaagaaggatacttatttttcaaaatgcaAATTAAAGCATACATAAACCGGTAATTTCGATCCAAACCTGAGCTAGTAGTGTCAGCAACGCAGAAATCTTGTAAAGGACTAGGCTCAAAAGCAATGACCAGAGCACATGTCACGGCTAGCAAAGTAGTCAAAAGCAACATTTGGTTTGCCATCTGAATTTTTCACCTTCTTCTATGGGATGGGATTTTAAGTGAAGTTCTTGGAAATGAGAAACGGAAAggattgagagagagggagagagatgtGAAGCTATTGAAGTACAAACTTGGTTACTTATAGAGAAGGTAGTAGTAATTTGGTTATGATTCTGAATGAAGAACAAAGATATAATAGACAAAGCTATGCCGGCCCTGCATTATAGACACTGGATAAGTCTCCTGAACGTACACTTAAGCTAAGAATTGTTCcttcattaattttctattcCTTGTGATTTGAGTAATACTCACTCAATTCTGCATATGTTAAACATATCCAGACAAAGTATCCTGCTAAATTAACCGGGTccaatttaattttgtaataataaaataaactttcAAACTCAATAACAAACCATGAAAAGTAAGATTCAGAAGCAGCGTACAGAATTCTGAAACCATATAATAATAAGGCatctatttttgtttgtttgcacATGCCCTGCTCCGGCAAAAGCTGATATATGGTGAGATTATAAGTTATATTGCCCTGTGTCTCTGTCCACTTGCAGATTCTGGCCAGCTTCTCCTCAAGACTAGGTCACAGTGTGAAAAGGATGAACGTAAAGTAATGAAATTTATCTTCATCTCTATGAATGCCTGCTCCTTTCAAAGCCAAATCCAAaccatgaattattatttttcatatcgtGCAGTGGCTACAGGCTACAGAAAAAATGATGATCAAATTCTTTTGAAATGTAAGGTTCAAAGGTCCTCCGATTCCTCATGGATAGATGTATGAACTATGTGATGTATGCATAGCCATTATTTAGTGTGTTTTCTCTATCTGGAATCTGGATTAGGAAATCACCCTTCTTATGTTTTTCTCCACTTTGCTGTGTCCATTGGTCCTGTGGCAAATCTTAAATTTGATgattgatttttatttgaCAATGAAGTGCTACAAATTGAGACTGACAGTACATGCATGCTTACCATGATACCATCTCAATTCccaaataagaacaaaatgaaAGAGCTCAAAATGAGATTACAATTGCTGTTCCAATCGAACATTTGAGGAATGAGAATAGAGCTTAATAATTTATCACATGGAAAAGTAGAGAAGAAAAGTGAAACCATCTCCTCATACCATAGTGGGCAAAATCCAAGTAATTCGCTCCCTGTACCGCGGTTGAAGCTTTGACCAGCAATGTTCCCATTTCCGGAGTAGATTAGCACAAATGTATACCCATGATCAATGATGTATATGGAATCTGGACGAAACTCTGGAAAGTGTAAAGTAGAGGACATGGATTCATACGAACTCAAGAACAAAGCATCAGTTCCTATACTCTCAATCTCAACACATTTCCTGATATGAGAACCCTGCTCTGCAGTACAGCCTCTATTAAGCATGGGGTAACTTCCCACCATCTCATTAAGTAATTGCCAGCCTCTATTAACCTCACTTTCATTCCCCAAACTCCCACACTTCACGTACTTGTAGATTAGTGCTCTTCCCAGAAATTTATCTTGTCCCACTGCTGTAGATTGTAGATAATACACAAGCACACATAcgcgcacacacacaacaAACTATTCGCCTAGAAGTTGTTGCTATCACTAACTGAGGCTATGAAGTTAACGTTAACGCTATCAGTGGTGTTCAGAGGTGCTCTGCATCCAGGAATTGCACCGGTGAAACTCATATACAAAAGCAGACAATGCTGCAGATGATATACTGAGGAGATGTTCCATCTTGTATGTTTAACTTCCTAGCATGCTGGTTAGAGTAACAGAGTTATAACATATGCTCTCATCATATCTGTTATATGCATTCTTAAGATCCAAGAAACTCTCCAGACATTGTTTAAAGACCATGTCTTAGTGAATGCATGAACCATTAAATTCCATAAAACAATGCCTTCATATCATAAGTTATGAAAACCAGTTGCAGCCACTAATTTCTGACTCTTGATAGACATTGTTGAGTTTACAAACATTCAAGTGTATCTGTTTATATACACACATAGTCATctcttatttcttgttttttggtcCTGAAATCTCACTTCTTGGGTTGTTAGAAATGCAGGTAGGTCCTGCTAAGAAACAAATGCAGGGCGCAGAGATTCTTGCCTTCATCAGAAAGTAAAGTGAATCCCCTAACACAAATGTGCTTGTTTCATGCTTTGGTTAGTGGGTTGTAAGCGAAATATTATTAaagaacaattttttttatgatttgttATTCAAGGGAGCGGAAAAAACTCTGGCCATGAGTGTGAGTAACAACTTATTGTGAGCCTAAGAATTTGCTGATCTATTGTCTAAAATTGGAAGATGAAATGCTAGGTTTATAGTTGGATTGAAGAAATTATAGCTGGAGTATACAAGGCTAAcaaatttttccttttcccctGCGTCTTGTATCACACGGATTGCCGGGTCTATGTTGCGTTGGGTTCGTTGGAAAACTGTGGCAgaaaatttcaaccaaaacccaattttaaggtgttttttcttttacttgatttttaaaaaaatatccaggtagatatttttcttttaaaaagtcATGAACAAATGCTTCTTAGACATATTTTCAGGGAATTCAGATATGAAttgatatcaaagaatttcatacaaaatAATTCGATTTCATGGAGACTTAATACACACTTCTGCTTCTACAAATCCAGCTCACAAGATGCAAATTCACAAGAATAAACAGAGGGATAATATGAAATATGAGCAACTATTTTCCAGGGAAAACATCTAAAACTTTGCCTGAAGACTGCTAATTACGGACTTGTCCACCTGGAAAGACTTGGCCAAAACATCACCTGGAATGGAAGGATTGGCTCCAAAAACAGCATTAGCAATGGTGTTGACTCCAGGGTTTTGGCTGCTCAATGAAGAGAGTGATATGGCATTTCCATTGCCAACATTCTGCTGGAAGTGAACTAGCCCAACAGGGAACACAAACACATCACCCTTGTAAAGGACCTTTGAGATGAGCTTGTTGTCAGGGTTTGAGGTCACAAAGCCAACATAGAGGCTGCCTTCTAGGACGGTCAAAATCTCGGTGGCACGGGGATGAGTGTGGGGAGGGATAACGCCCCAG of Prunus dulcis chromosome 4, ALMONDv2, whole genome shotgun sequence contains these proteins:
- the LOC117625769 gene encoding putative germin-like protein 2-1 — encoded protein: MANQMLLLTTLLAVTCALVIAFEPSPLQDFCVADTTSSATRVNGLPCLDSKLAQAEHFFFSGLHIPGNTSNPVGGKVTPVNVVQIPGLNTLGISLARIDYAPWGVIPPHTHPRATEILTVLEGSLYVGFVTSNPDNKLISKVLYKGDVFVFPAGLVHFQQNVGNGNAISLSSLSSQNPGVNTIANAVFGANPSIPDDVLAKSFQVDKSVISSLQAKF
- the LOC117625767 gene encoding putative germin-like protein 2-3; translation: MANQMLLLTTLLAMTCALVIAFEPSPLQDFCVADTTSSATRVNGLPCLDSKLAQAEHFFFSGLHIPGNTSNPVGGKVTPVNVVQIPGLNTLGISLARIDYAPWGVIPPHTHPRATEILTVLEGSLYVGFVTSNPDNKLISKVLYKGDVFVFPVGLVHFQQNVGNGNAISLSSLSSQNPGVNTIANAVFGANPSIPGDVLAKSFQVDKSVISSLQAKF